From the genome of Phoenix dactylifera cultivar Barhee BC4 chromosome 17, palm_55x_up_171113_PBpolish2nd_filt_p, whole genome shotgun sequence:
aaaaaaaacagttttagGATCCGTTAACAATGCCGTTAAGGAAACCTCGACCGTGACGGCGTGACTTCGAGGTATTTTGGTCAATCCAGAACTCAAACCATTGTTCCATCAAGCAAACTAAGAAGAGAGATCACCAGTCCCAACGCCCCGACCTGTCTCTCCTcactcttcctccttgccgagGTCTCTTCGAGCCCTCCATTTGAGCTCCACTGAATcgaagaagagggaagaagagaacgaGAGTTTAGATCGAATTCGAATGCCAGcgcaaagaagaggaaaagaaatcGTTTTCCCTTTTACAaatctttccttttccttcctcGATCACATCAATCTTTGGTTTCTTCTTTTCTGAGAGGATTAAGGGGGAGAAGTACCTTCTTGCTTTCTTCTTCGAGCGAGATCTCAGGCCATAAGAATGAGTATCGGAGATTTTCTCGATATCCAGCCGGCAGAGCTAAAATTTCCTTGTAAATCCCATTTCTTAGCTGTTTTCCGCGTTCTTTTTGTAATGCATGATTGCTCTCTTCGTATGAGTTCCTCCATTTCCTTATCATTCGTAGATTTCATGCGTTTTTGTGGGGTTTTTCGGGTGAGATCTTGGTTAACCATTGAGTATGTCGTTTTTCTGTTTGTGATCCATTGCTGATGCTTGATGGGTTTATTTTGTTCGGTTGATCTCAGCAAAGGTGAGATTTTGAAAGGGGGAAGTGGTACTGTGGCCGTGGTTTCTCTTCTGGGTTTGTAGTTTAGTTGGATTTTGGTTTGGGtttcttgttcttattattcttttctttcatcCTGAGCTCAAAAAATGAGCTCTTTTCCATTGTAGGGTTGATAAAattgtcttcttttttcttttcgctGACAGAATATGTTTTTCTTTATCCATGTTTTTTATTGAAAAGTTGAATTGAAGAAGCAGAGCTCATGTTCCATGCAACTGACCAACAAGACCGATCAGTATGTTGCCTTCAAGGTGACTTTAGTGCTCTAGTTTGGTATCTTAAGTTTTATTTGTTTGCTTCCCTTTTTGATGCAATATTTTCTTGCTTTATCTCTGCATGCTTCATTGAGTATATCGTTGATGTTGGGAGGGCGATTTCAAATACATTACGTTCATTCTCATATTGTAGGTTAAAACaaccaacccaaagaaatattgTGTTCGCCCCAATGTGGGAATTGTTCTACCTGGATCAACATGTGTTGTCACTGGTAAACTATCATTACTGGTCATACTACAGCAAGATTTTGACGTACTTATCAATGCTTACTTGTTCTGTAGTAGAATATGATATTCACTATTGCTTTGATTTTGGGATTGTTAGTAACAATGCAAGCTCAGAATGAGGTTCCACCTGACATGCAATGCAAAGACAAATTCCTCATCCAGAGTGTCATTGTGGACCATGGTGCCACGGCCAAGGATATGACCCCTGAAATGGTGGCTAGTTCTGGGCAGCTTGCTCTTTATGGTCAAGTTTCTTTTGTCACTTTGTTTTGGGAGCGCGCTGACTTATATTCAATATCATACTGAATTGTCAGTTTAATAAAGAACCTGGTAACGTTGTTGAGGAGTTCAAGCTGCGGGTTGTTTACATTCCTGCCAATCCTCCCTCACCTGTCCCTGAAGAATCAGAAGAAGGATCTTCCCAAAAATCTTCTACATTAGAAAATGAGGCTCAAAACTTATCGTTGTTTGATTCTGTAAGTAGTTGTTTTTCACTTACTCTCCTTAATATGTCActgatttcttttcctttcatttTCTATAATAAGAGTTCATATTGTATATCTTACAGTTTTTAGCTCATCTAAGCTGCATGCATGTGCAAATATTTCAGGTATCAGAATCTCATGAAGAACCATCCAAGAAGAAGTCCTCAGAGGTGACTTTTTGTATCTTCTTTTGTAGTTGCACTTCATCTAATAAttcaagtttttctttttttgatgaaaaggaATTCAAGAATTTTTGCACATGGTATGAGGATTTACTGTTTCTTCTAGATTTACTTTGGGCATCCGAAAATTCCCCTCACGGAACTTGGATGTATAACCCCCAAAAGGGAAAGTACTCAAGAACAACTGTTGACTTGAGACATACTCCAAGTAAACAAATGTGGTATGTGGGAACATGCAAATCATATGCTGGCAAGCAAACAGAGCAGAGCTTGATTTTCCCCTGTTTTGTACATTGTGTTATTTTTAGAGATTCTGCCTTTCCATTTGCCTGCACCTTTTCTGTTAAATCTTCATGATGCACAAAACCACACAAATTATTAAGCaatattttaatacatgatgttagGCTAATTATGAATAGTCAGAACAATTATTTTAGACTAATATGGAGCTAAATAAATGAGCATGATCTTTGAGAATAAACACTTACGTTATAACAGCTATAATACTTTCTAACTGTTAAATTGTTACATTAATAACACCTTGTCTACAAGCATCTTCATCTATGATGTCATTGTGAAAACCATAACGAATATAAAATCATTATTATTTGAATCCTGTTAATTATTGTATGGATCCTTTTATTTATGTTCATGACAATATAATTGTGCCTCAGAACTGTTGTAATGGTCATTACAACATTTTGGGACATTGTCTAAATTTGTTGCAATGAGCTAGGCCACTGTCACATGACTAACTAGTTTTGTTAATATGTAAAGATTTTTAACTTTAGTTATTTAGAGTCCTTTTACTCTACGTACTTTGATATCTATAACAACAAATTTTACTTGCCAAATGAATGataaaacctgcaaacaagtGGACTTATCACTCTTGCTTGCAGCTTCTAAGTGTTCTTATTTACAATTCTCATGAGCCCGGATTCCTTGCTTACATACTGCACCTATACCTGCCCCTACTTCATGCCACCTCAAGCTAATGACTAACTAATTTCTTATTTGTGAGTAAGATGATTTGATGTGTGTAAATggactttggaaagaagaaaaatgatttGTGATGGTTTTGAGTGGGATACTTGAAGCTTCTAATCTGTCTTACCTGCTAAGTTATTTATGCTATTGGGAACTTTATTTCTGTTGTAGCTTATTGGTAGTGATAAAGATATAAAGTTGTGTAAATGCTTGTGAAAATTACATCTTGGTTGCTAGAACTGGGAGCGGGTGCGGTAGCAAATGTAGGTTCAGTTGTGGAGTGGATATTTTGTTGACACTTTTAGTAGAGAAGTGCTTAGAAAGCGGATGCATATTTGGGTTCGAGCTTCTAAGAAGATTCCAAAGCAGATGCGTTACCCTAGGTAAAAGATTCTACCTACTAAGAATTACGTCGAGTAATTAGAACCTAT
Proteins encoded in this window:
- the LOC103720689 gene encoding vesicle-associated protein 1-3-like, whose protein sequence is MSIGDFLDIQPAELKFPFELKKQSSCSMQLTNKTDQYVAFKVKTTNPKKYCVRPNVGIVLPGSTCVVTVTMQAQNEVPPDMQCKDKFLIQSVIVDHGATAKDMTPEMFNKEPGNVVEEFKLRVVYIPANPPSPVPEESEEGSSQKSSTLENEAQNLSLFDSVSESHEEPSKKKSSEALALISKLTEEKISVIQQNQKLRQELEFLRKEKSKHNSGFSVTFVVLVGLLGALVGYIMKKK